From a region of the Janthinobacterium sp. 61 genome:
- the hemF gene encoding oxygen-dependent coproporphyrinogen oxidase, whose amino-acid sequence MSSTPSPSAVKAYLLDLQSRIVQALEAQDGKPFLTDTWQRPEGGGGISRLIEEGNVFERGGVNFSHVTGAALPPSAAAARPELGGKAWEAMGVSLVLHPRNPYAPTVHMNVRFFSTVNADGAPVWWFGGGMDLTPYYGDAGDVKHFHQVCHDALAPFGAELHPKFKQWCDDYFYLKHRREARGAGGIFFDDFNALGFDNSFAMLRSAGDAFIDAYVPILARRKDTPYGERERDFQCYRRGRYVEFNLVFDRGTLFGLQSGGRTEAILMSMPPVVKWRYDWHPEEGSPEAALYTDFLVHRDWLQA is encoded by the coding sequence ATGTCGTCAACTCCCTCTCCTTCGGCCGTCAAGGCGTATTTGCTCGATTTGCAAAGCCGTATCGTGCAGGCGCTCGAAGCGCAGGATGGCAAGCCTTTTCTGACCGATACCTGGCAACGTCCCGAGGGCGGTGGCGGCATTTCGCGGCTGATCGAGGAAGGCAATGTGTTCGAGCGTGGCGGCGTGAATTTTTCGCACGTCACCGGCGCCGCACTGCCGCCATCGGCCGCGGCCGCGCGCCCTGAATTGGGTGGCAAGGCATGGGAAGCAATGGGCGTGTCGCTGGTGCTGCATCCGCGTAATCCCTACGCACCAACGGTGCACATGAACGTGCGCTTTTTCAGCACGGTGAATGCCGATGGCGCCCCCGTATGGTGGTTCGGCGGCGGCATGGACCTGACGCCGTACTACGGCGACGCGGGCGACGTGAAGCACTTTCACCAGGTGTGCCATGATGCGCTGGCGCCGTTTGGCGCGGAGCTGCATCCGAAGTTCAAGCAGTGGTGCGACGATTATTTCTACCTGAAACACCGGCGCGAAGCGCGCGGCGCCGGTGGCATCTTCTTCGACGACTTCAATGCCCTGGGCTTTGACAACAGCTTTGCGATGCTGCGCAGCGCCGGCGATGCCTTCATCGACGCCTATGTGCCGATCCTGGCACGGCGCAAGGACACGCCCTACGGCGAACGCGAACGCGATTTCCAATGCTACCGGCGCGGACGCTATGTCGAGTTCAACCTGGTGTTCGACCGCGGCACCCTGTTCGGGCTGCAATCGGGCGGACGCACCGAGGCGATCCTGATGTCGATGCCGCCCGTGGTCAAGTGGCGTTACGACTGGCACCCGGAAGAGGGCAGTCCCGAAGCGGCGTTGTATACTGACTTCCTCGTGCATCGCGACTGGCTGCAGGCGTGA
- the nadD gene encoding nicotinate (nicotinamide) nucleotide adenylyltransferase, with protein sequence MALLGGSYDPVHMGHVALGTHFSCLLHADELRVIPAGAPWQKGNLGASGQQRAEMASLAFAGLPLPVVVDRQEIERSEHGQASYTIDTLRQVRAELGARASIVFLMGADQLQRLATWREWQQLFEYAHICVAARPGFALNDTAVPQVVAEEFSRRLGSLESIRNTPHGLTYLAQDFAVDISATEIRAALQRGNRANSLVSPLVLDYIEQHNLYKS encoded by the coding sequence GTGGCGCTACTCGGTGGCAGCTACGACCCGGTGCATATGGGCCATGTCGCGCTGGGCACGCATTTTTCCTGCCTGCTGCACGCCGATGAACTGCGCGTGATTCCGGCCGGCGCGCCCTGGCAAAAGGGTAACTTGGGCGCCAGCGGCCAGCAGCGCGCCGAGATGGCCAGCCTGGCGTTTGCCGGCCTGCCCCTGCCGGTCGTGGTCGACCGCCAGGAAATCGAGCGCAGCGAACATGGCCAGGCCAGCTACACCATCGATACCTTGCGCCAGGTACGCGCCGAGCTGGGAGCGCGCGCTTCCATCGTTTTCCTGATGGGCGCCGACCAGCTGCAGCGGCTCGCGACTTGGCGCGAATGGCAGCAATTATTTGAATACGCGCATATCTGCGTCGCGGCCCGCCCCGGCTTCGCGCTGAATGACACCGCAGTGCCGCAAGTGGTCGCCGAAGAATTTTCGCGCCGCCTGGGGTCACTGGAAAGCATCCGCAACACGCCGCACGGTCTGACTTATCTGGCACAGGACTTCGCGGTGGATATCTCCGCCACCGAAATACGTGCGGCATTACAACGGGGGAATCGGGCAAACTCGCTTGTTTCCCCGCTAGTGCTAGACTATATTGAACAACACAATTTATACAAAAGCTAA
- the rsfS gene encoding ribosome silencing factor, whose amino-acid sequence MDIKKLQTLVVDALEDVKGQDIAVFETSHLTSLFDRIAIVSGTSNRQTKALAASVRDKVKDAGGQIIGMEGEETGEWVLVDLGDMIVHIMQAPIRAYYRLEEIWGDTPVKLGAAKRAPKKAAGDEPKKVSGHLAASKANVEASPVIEKKTPAKKATAATAAKKAPAKKAAASKAVGKTVKVAPTKTEAAAVKALKALPEKKVRAPRAAKPAADAAPAKTVIKRIKKVEA is encoded by the coding sequence ATGGACATCAAAAAACTGCAAACTCTCGTCGTTGACGCCCTTGAAGACGTCAAAGGCCAAGACATCGCCGTATTCGAAACGAGTCACCTGACCAGCCTGTTCGACCGCATCGCGATCGTCTCCGGCACCTCGAACCGTCAAACCAAGGCGCTGGCCGCCTCGGTACGCGACAAGGTCAAGGACGCCGGCGGCCAAATCATCGGCATGGAAGGCGAGGAAACGGGTGAATGGGTGCTCGTCGATCTGGGCGACATGATCGTTCACATCATGCAAGCGCCTATCCGCGCTTACTACCGTCTGGAAGAAATCTGGGGCGACACCCCGGTCAAGCTGGGTGCCGCCAAGCGCGCGCCGAAAAAAGCGGCCGGCGACGAGCCGAAAAAGGTCAGCGGCCATCTGGCAGCGAGCAAGGCCAATGTGGAAGCTTCGCCCGTGATCGAGAAAAAGACACCGGCCAAGAAAGCCACGGCAGCCACCGCCGCCAAGAAAGCCCCGGCGAAAAAAGCCGCCGCTTCCAAAGCCGTCGGCAAGACCGTGAAAGTCGCGCCTACCAAGACCGAAGCAGCTGCAGTGAAAGCCTTGAAAGCACTGCCAGAGAAAAAAGTGCGCGCCCCACGCGCGGCCAAGCCGGCAGCCGACGCGGCACCGGCAAAAACCGTGATCAAGCGTATCAAAAAAGTCGAAGCGTAA
- the rlmH gene encoding 23S rRNA (pseudouridine(1915)-N(3))-methyltransferase RlmH produces the protein MQLIIAAVGHKMPAWIETGFAEYAKRMPPELRIVLKEIKPVERSGSKTAATAMALERERIEAVLPKGVRIIALDERGKDLTSVGLSQQLMAWQQDGRDTAFLIGGADGLDPQLKARAEGMLRISSMTLPHGVVRVILAEQLYRAWSITQNHPYHRV, from the coding sequence ATGCAGCTCATCATCGCTGCAGTCGGCCATAAAATGCCGGCCTGGATAGAGACGGGCTTCGCGGAATACGCGAAGCGCATGCCGCCGGAACTGCGCATCGTGCTGAAAGAAATCAAGCCGGTGGAACGTTCCGGCAGCAAGACCGCCGCCACGGCGATGGCGCTGGAACGCGAACGCATCGAAGCCGTCCTTCCCAAGGGCGTGCGCATCATCGCCCTCGACGAACGCGGCAAGGACCTGACCAGCGTCGGCCTGTCGCAGCAATTGATGGCGTGGCAGCAGGATGGCCGTGATACGGCCTTCCTGATCGGCGGCGCCGACGGCCTCGATCCGCAACTCAAGGCGCGTGCCGAAGGCATGCTGCGCATTTCCAGCATGACCCTGCCGCACGGCGTGGTGCGCGTGATCCTTGCCGAGCAGTTGTACCGCGCCTGGTCGATCACGCAAAACCACCCCTATCACCGCGTCTGA
- a CDS encoding nucleoside triphosphate pyrophosphatase, translating into MKTADHKIYLASKSPRRRELLRQIGIDFELLLLRSDGPRGADVTEEVLAGESALDYVARVSNEKAAFAWDLVRRRHLTPRPVLAADTTVTIDGVILGKPADRAEAVAMLQQLSGRTHQVLTSIAVHYKDFAEQRTQVSQVRFGALTPAAIAAYCATPEPYDKAGGYGIQGSAALFVEHIEGSHSGIMGLPLYETAQLLRLAGLPLP; encoded by the coding sequence ATGAAAACGGCTGATCACAAGATCTACCTTGCTTCCAAAAGTCCGCGCCGGCGCGAACTGCTGCGCCAGATCGGCATCGATTTCGAATTGCTGCTGCTGCGCAGCGACGGCCCGCGCGGCGCCGACGTCACCGAGGAAGTCCTCGCTGGCGAATCGGCGCTCGACTATGTCGCCCGCGTGTCGAATGAAAAAGCCGCCTTTGCCTGGGACCTGGTGCGCCGCCGCCACCTGACCCCGCGCCCCGTGCTGGCAGCTGACACCACCGTCACCATCGATGGCGTCATCCTCGGCAAACCGGCCGACCGGGCTGAAGCCGTGGCGATGCTGCAGCAACTGTCGGGCCGCACGCACCAGGTGCTCACCTCGATCGCCGTGCACTACAAGGACTTCGCCGAGCAGCGCACGCAGGTGTCGCAAGTGCGCTTCGGCGCGTTGACGCCCGCCGCCATCGCCGCGTATTGCGCCACGCCAGAACCGTACGACAAGGCCGGCGGCTACGGCATCCAGGGCAGCGCAGCGCTGTTTGTCGAGCATATCGAAGGCAGCCATTCCGGCATCATGGGCCTGCCCCTGTACGAAACTGCACAGTTGCTAAGGCTGGCGGGTTTGCCCCTGCCCTGA
- the rng gene encoding ribonuclease G, which produces MNEDILINITPQETRVALILQGAVQELHIERTLTRGLAGNVYSGKVVRVLPGMQSAFIDIGLERAAFLHVADIWEARGHDGQNATPAPIEKILFDGQVLTVQVIKDPIGTKGARLSTQISIAGRMLVYLPQDKHIGISQKIEKEAEREQLRVRLQSLLPPDEKGGYIVRTMAEDASDADLKADVDYLRKTWSTITHGARTRPATSLLHQDLSLAQRVLRDFVGDETATIQVDSRENYVKLREFAEIYTPSELTRLQHYTGERPLFDLYGVEEEILRALGRRVDLKSGGYLIVDQTEAMTTIDVNTGGFVGGRNFADTIFKTNLEAAHAIARQLRLRNLGGIIILDFIDMDNAEHRNAVLAELKRTLSRDRTKVSVSNFSPLGLVEMTRKRTRESLAHILCEPCPACAGKGQVKTSRTICYEILRELLREAKQFNPREFRILASQEVVDLFLEEESQHLAMLGDFIGKKISLQVENAYHQEQYDVILM; this is translated from the coding sequence ATGAACGAAGACATCCTGATCAATATCACGCCGCAAGAAACGCGCGTCGCCCTCATCCTGCAGGGCGCCGTGCAGGAATTGCACATCGAGCGCACGCTCACGCGCGGCCTGGCTGGCAATGTGTATTCCGGCAAAGTGGTGCGGGTGTTACCAGGAATGCAATCTGCGTTCATCGACATCGGCCTGGAGCGCGCCGCCTTTTTACACGTGGCCGACATCTGGGAAGCGCGCGGCCACGATGGCCAGAACGCGACACCGGCGCCGATCGAAAAAATCCTGTTCGACGGCCAGGTGCTGACGGTTCAGGTGATCAAGGACCCGATCGGCACCAAGGGGGCGCGCCTGTCGACGCAGATTTCCATCGCCGGGCGCATGCTGGTGTACCTGCCGCAAGACAAGCACATCGGTATCTCGCAGAAAATCGAAAAGGAAGCGGAGCGCGAGCAATTGCGCGTGCGTCTGCAAAGCCTGCTGCCGCCCGATGAAAAGGGCGGCTACATCGTGCGCACCATGGCCGAGGACGCTTCTGACGCGGACCTGAAGGCGGACGTCGACTACCTGCGCAAGACCTGGAGCACCATCACACACGGCGCGCGCACGCGTCCCGCCACCAGCCTGCTGCACCAGGACTTGAGCCTGGCGCAGCGCGTGCTGCGCGACTTCGTCGGCGATGAAACGGCCACCATCCAGGTCGACTCGCGCGAAAATTATGTGAAATTACGCGAATTCGCGGAAATCTACACACCCAGCGAACTGACGCGTTTGCAGCACTACACGGGCGAGCGCCCCCTATTCGATTTATATGGCGTGGAAGAAGAAATCCTGCGCGCGCTGGGGCGCAGAGTCGACCTGAAATCGGGCGGCTACCTGATCGTCGACCAGACGGAAGCGATGACCACCATTGACGTCAACACGGGTGGCTTTGTGGGCGGGCGCAATTTTGCCGACACCATCTTCAAGACCAACCTGGAAGCAGCGCACGCCATCGCGCGCCAGCTGCGCCTGCGCAACCTGGGCGGCATCATCATCCTCGACTTCATCGACATGGACAACGCCGAGCACCGCAACGCCGTGCTGGCCGAGCTGAAACGCACACTGTCGCGCGACCGCACCAAGGTGTCGGTGAGCAATTTCTCGCCGCTGGGCCTGGTGGAAATGACGCGCAAGCGCACGCGCGAGTCGCTGGCCCACATCCTGTGCGAACCGTGCCCAGCCTGCGCCGGCAAGGGTCAAGTCAAGACCTCTCGCACGATCTGCTATGAAATCCTGCGCGAACTGTTGCGCGAGGCAAAACAGTTCAACCCGCGCGAGTTCCGCATCCTCGCGTCACAGGAAGTGGTCGATCTATTCCTGGAGGAAGAATCGCAGCACCTGGCCATGCTGGGCGACTTCATCGGCAAGAAGATTTCGCTGCAGGTGGAAAACGCCTACCACCAGGAGCAGTACGACGTCATTTTGATGTAG